DNA from Effusibacillus pohliae DSM 22757:
GGATGCGGATTTGTTCCTGCTGGGAGAGATCGCATACCAACTGGGGACGATTCACAGCGAAGTGGCGGAATGGGATCTGGCCCAGCGGTATTTTGAAGAGGCGTCCGCCATCCTCGAACAAAAACAGGACATTCGCACGATCGCGGACGTCTATCTGGAACTGGCAAAAACCTACCGCAGCACCGGCAACTACGAGCAGTCCCTGCATTATTCGCAAGCCGCATCGGCTCTCTATCAGGCGCTTGCCTCGATGGAAAGGATCGTCAATGCGCAGGCTCAGTTGGGTGTGGTGCTCGGTGAGACCGGATCGACCGATGAAGGGATTGCGATTCTGGAGCGTTGCATGCGTGTCTTAGAAAATTACGGATTGTCCGGTCAAACAGGAGCTGTCCAAGTATCGCTGGCGAGAGTGCTGTTCCAGGACAAGCAGTATGACAAGGCAATTTTCCACTGCCAGAAAGCGCTCGAGCTCAACTCGTCCGGCGAGTTGGAGAAAGCGGCGATTTACCGCATGCTCGCCACGATCGAATCGGAAAAAGAAAATTACGCCAAAGCGCTGGAATGGATCCGCCAAGCGGCTGATATTGTCGAACGGGCGGGCTCGGCGGCAGATAAGGTAAAAGTGTATTCGGTATACGGCGACATCTATAAAAAACAGGGACTATACCCGGAAGCGATGGGGTTGCTGGAGAAAAT
Protein-coding regions in this window:
- a CDS encoding tetratricopeptide repeat protein, whose translation is MKLTLGQKIRELRIRKGLTQSELSEGLVTPSMISQIESDKANPSHQLLMQIAEKLETPIEYFLTDVESQLEKVSAYKLAHAVMQQGQYREAIRLLSELDETPSTQVSPMDIKFDLAYCYKQVGDLKKASELFEECLDEAIVSKDTLQMVRIMNQLAAVAYQQKNHPIAIHYLKKAYDLIKREEDADLFLLGEIAYQLGTIHSEVAEWDLAQRYFEEASAILEQKQDIRTIADVYLELAKTYRSTGNYEQSLHYSQAASALYQALASMERIVNAQAQLGVVLGETGSTDEGIAILERCMRVLENYGLSGQTGAVQVSLARVLFQDKQYDKAIFHCQKALELNSSGELEKAAIYRMLATIESEKENYAKALEWIRQAADIVERAGSAADKVKVYSVYGDIYKKQGLYPEAMGLLEKMNQAMVEDLHDRKVMV